In Silene latifolia isolate original U9 population chromosome 3, ASM4854445v1, whole genome shotgun sequence, a single window of DNA contains:
- the LOC141646401 gene encoding uncharacterized protein LOC141646401 — MERQYLLEKSKRQAYGDTMFKQETEKTMTLRNVFDEEIWKFHLKMKENKKLMDPRRKQEVLMHDLDRLQKINKELVAKLEEVEIDKKIMVENRIELMKILDEETKKVSCLEKKILEDEEKLEAEREKNRVLEEEVDKYKRFIEENDLIERWQKLEMMERVASVEERLEKAGGTEADDLESQKLVDGNTDEYEDTMFGNEDDTVYVDFDGFHVVGNF; from the coding sequence ATGGAGAGACAATATTTGCTAGAGAAATCGAAGAGACAAGCCTATGGTGATACTATGTTTAAACAAGAAACGGAGAAGACGATGACATTACGGAACGTATTTGATGAAGAAATATGGAAATTTCATCTGAAAATGAAGGAAAATAAAAAGCTTATGGATCCTAGGAGAAAGCAAGAAGTTCTAATGCATGATCTCGATCGTCTACAGAAAATAAACAAAGAATTAGTTGCGAAGTTGGAAGAAGTTGAAATCGATAAGAAAATTATGGTTGAGAACCGAATTGAGTTAATGAAAATTCTCGATGAGGAAACGAAAAAGGTATCATGCCTTGAAAAGAAGATATTAGAGGACGAGGAGAAACTCGAGGCAGAAAGGGAGAAGAATCGAGTGTTGGAAGAGGAAGTGGACAAGTACAAGAGGTTCATCGAGGAAAATGACCTAATTGAGAGATGGCAGAAGTTGGAGATGATGGAAAGGGTGGCCAGTGTTGAAGAGCGATTGGAGAAGGCGGGAGGGACGGAGGCCGATGACCTTGAGAGTCAAAAACTGGTTGATGGAAACACGGATGAGTATGAGGATACTATGTTTGGAAATGAAGATGATACTGTCTATGTTGATTTTGATGGCTTCCATGTAGTTGGAAATTTCTAA
- the LOC141646402 gene encoding uncharacterized protein LOC141646402, giving the protein MENDNRIIRTKNMDRQFLLEKSKGHASGDTMFKGETEKAKTLRTEFEEINKLKKELKASRRKEEVLMHDLDRLQKTNNELVVTLEEVENDKKCVAKSSIALFKMLENESKKALRLDHFKKVNKELVAKLEEVEMDKKIAVESRIKLMKILDEEMKKVSCLEKKCLNLEKRIELQEKLEAEREKNRALEEEVGKYKRLVEENDLIARRKEGSRNIIKFECAENMERKAVLKADEKWEKVEVEREEMMERIASVEKRLDGLKNTIFGDEDDTVYVDFDGFLVVGNF; this is encoded by the coding sequence ATGGAGAACGACAATCGTATTATTCGAACTAAAAATATGGACAGACAATTTTTGCTAGAGAAATCGAAGGGACATGCCTCCGGTGATACTATGTTTAAAGGAGAAACCGAGAAAGCGAAGACATTAAGGACCGAATTTGAAGAAATAAACAAACTTAAAAAGGAGCTTAAGGCTTCTAGGAGAAAGGAAGAAGTTCTTATGCATGATCTCGATCGTCTACAGAAAACAAACAACGAATTAGTAGTGACGTTGGAAGAAGTTGAAAACGATAAGAAATGTGTGGCTAAGAGTAGCATTGCGCTCTTTAAAATGCTTGAAAATGAAAGTAAGAAGGCGTTGCGTCTTGATCActttaaaaaggtaaacaaagaaTTAGTTGCGAAGTTGGAAGAAGTTGAAATGGATAAGAAAATTGCGGTTGAGAGCAGAATTAAGCTAATGAAAATTCTCGATGAGGAAATGAAGAAGGTATCATGCCTTGAAAAGAAGTGTTTGAATCTTGAGAAGCGTATTGAGTTGCAGGAAAAACTCGAGGCTGAAAGAGAGAAGAATCGAGCGTTGGAAGAGGAGGTGGGAAAGTACAAGAGgttggtcgaggaaaatgacctAATTGCGCGTAGAAAAGAAGGTTCGAGGAATATAATTAAGTTTGAATGTGCGGAAAATATGGAGAGAAAGGCGGTGTTGAAAGCGGATGAGAAATGGGAGAAGGTTGAGGTCGAGAGGGAGGAGATGATGGAAAGGATAGCGAGTGTGGAAAAGCGATTGGACGGCTTGAAAAATACAAtttttggagatgaagatgatacTGTCTATGTCGATTTCGATGGCTTTCTTGTAGTTGGAAATTTCTAA